The following coding sequences lie in one Rutidosis leptorrhynchoides isolate AG116_Rl617_1_P2 chromosome 6, CSIRO_AGI_Rlap_v1, whole genome shotgun sequence genomic window:
- the LOC139851831 gene encoding uncharacterized protein yields MGKNKKLKQDAAGSQHSPATVFVNNLPYTFTNSQLEETFSDVGPIRRCFMVTQKGSTEHRGLAFVQFAVTEDANRAIELKNGSSVGGRTIGVKQAMHRAPLEQRRSKGNGVVPSDDTIKPDETDDIDNDVTKTEDDKDGSLSHSDDVIKTKEDKGDRSTPILSNKHTLDSQEKGKSKKSKKAVIPIEPVEVDSSSIRLKHKQVPNSEEEGKSDKVKKEVTPSKTKHVEGVSSEKQRVARTVVIGGLITDKCAEEVHRIARECGDVSSITYPLPKEEITSHGLFQDGCRLGASSIVYASVRSARACVTKLHQKVVNGATVWARQLGGEGSKVQKWKLIIRNLPFKATITEIKEMFSAAGFVWDVFIPKNPESGLAKGFAFVKFTCKQDAENAIQKFNGNNFAKRPIAVDWAVPKKIYTAGSQVASKEGEKESDEEDYDSDLEEDHVKTDKKTQLSHEDADVSDTSILAKEDEVVNFDVEADVARKVLNNFLSSSNVPISSVDDDSKSVQKKQVDENVKAHNKVDEHTKNVSKPETLTKTENTNFKTAETEEELERTLFICNLPFDITNEEIKQRFTGFGEVQSFVPVLHPITKRPRGTGFLKFKTLDAADAAFAAATSVAGLGIILKGRQLKVLKALNKKAAHDKEVEKTKKEEIDHRNLYLAKEGLIVEGTPAAEGVSDSDMSKRRSLEQKKATKLQSPNFHVSRTRLIMYNVPKSMNDKQLKKLCLDAVTSRATKQKPMIRQIKLLKDSNKGKEISKNHSRGVAFIEFTEHQHALVALRVLNNNPGTFTAEHRPIVEFALDNVQTLRQRNDKIEAQKQEFGNNTENINKNTDSHRPVDRSNDVSRKRKTQGSFQDNRNHKKAETDTKKTTGSKQPLEAHQEGKRLKGRSATTDRITPSKAQSMDIVAQPMKKRSRDQNEMHNEDLGSVKRRKSRKNKDPLGQDRVDNLDMLIEQFKSKFSGNRTNKSGDEKQGSKRLGRWFQT; encoded by the exons ATGGGGAAAAACAAGAAGCTTAAACAAGATGCTGCCGGAAGTCAACACAGTCCGGCCACCGTTTTCGTTAATAATTTACCCTACACTTTTACTAATTCTCAG CTGGAAGAAACGTTCAGTGATGTTGGACCAATTAGGCGGTGCTTTATGGTTACGCAGAAAG GGTCGACTGAGCATCGTGGCCTTGCTTTTGTACAATT TGCTGTGACCGAAGATGCCAACCGTGCAATCGAGCTGAAAAACGGTTCTTCTGTTGGTGGCCGCACCATTGGAGTTAAACAGGCAATGCATAGGGCTCCTCTTGAGCAACGACGATCTAAAGGAAATGGAG TGGTTCCGTCTGATGATACAATCAAGCCAGATGAAAccgatgatattgataatgatgttACCAAAACAGAGGATGACAAGGATGGTTCACTATCTCACTCTGATGATGTAATAAAGACAAAGGAAGATAAGGGTGATCGATCAACACCGATATTAAGTAACAAGCACACTCTTGATTCTCAAGAAAAAG GTAAAAGTAAGAAGTCGAAAAAAGCTGTGATTCCCATTGAACCTGTAGAGGTGGATTCATCATCAATAAGACTAAAGCACAAGCAAGTTCCTAATTCTGAAGAAGAAg GAAAATCAGATAAGGTAAAAAAAGAAGTGACCCCATCGAAGACCAAACATGTAGAAGGAGTTTCTTCAGAAAAGCAGAG GGTTGCTAGGACAGTTGTAATTGGCGGGCTTATCACAGATAAGTGCGCAGAGGAAGTTCACCGTATTGCCAGGGAGTGTGGTGATGTGTCATCCATAACTTACCCTCTTCCCAAAGAAGAGATTACAAGTCATG GGCTATTTCAAGATGGATGCAGATTAGGTGCCTCATCTATAGTATATGCTAGTGTTAGATCTGCTCGGGCTTGTGTCACAAAGTTACATCAGAAAGTTGTAAACGGAGCCACGGTTTGGGCACGCCAGTTGGGTGGAGAA GGTTCTAAGGTTCAGAAATGGAAGCTTATAATACGAAATCTTCCTTTTAAG gcaactataactgaGATCAAAGAAATGTTTTCAGCAGCAGGCTTTGTATGGGATGTTTTTATTCCCAAAAATCCTGAATCCGG GCTAGCAAAAGGATTTGCATTCGTCAAGTTTACATGCAAGCAGGATGCAGAAAAT GCTATTCAGAAGTTCAATGGAAATAATTTTGCTAAAAGGCCCATTGCTGTAGATTGGGCTGTTCCAAAGAAAATATATACAGCTGGTTCTCAAGTTGCTTCAAAAGAAG GAGAAAAAGAGAGTGATGAAGAGGATTATGATAGTGATTTGGAGGAAGACCATGTGAAAACGGACAAAAAAACACAGCTTTCTCATGAAGATGCTGATGTGTCTGATACCTCCATTTTAGCGAAGGAAGACGAAGTAGTGAATTTTGACGTGGAAGCAGATGTTGCCAGAAAAGTTCTAAATAACTTCCTTTCTTCATCAAATGTGCCTATTTCTTCTGTCGATGATGATTCTAAATCAGTTCAAAAGAAACAAGTCGATGAAAATGTGAAGGCACATAACAAAGTTGATGAACACACAAAAAATGTTTCAAAACCTGAAACTTTGACCAAAACTGAAAATACAAATTTCAAAACAGCAGAAACAGAAGAAGAGTTGGAGAGAACACTTTTTATCTGTAATCTTCCTTTTGACATCACTAATGAAGAAATAAAACAGCGATTCACAGGATTTGGTGAAGTTCAGTCGTTTGTTCCTGTTCTTCATCCAATCACCAA GAGACCAAGAGGAACTGGTTTTCTTAAATTTAAAACGcttgatgctgctgatgctgcattTGCAGCAGCAACATCTGTAGCTGGTCTGGGTATTATTCTTAAAGGAAGGCAATTAAAAGTTTTAAAGGCTTTGAATAAGAAAGCGGCTCATGATAAGGAAGTAGAAAAGACGAAGAAAGAAGAGATTGACCATCGCAATCTTTACTTGGCTAAG GAAGGTCTTATTGTTGAGGGTACTCCGGCTGCCGAAGGAGTTTCTGATAGTGACATGTCGAAGCGGAGATC GTTGGAGCAGAAGAAGGCAACTAAGCTTCAATCCCCAAATTTTCATGTTTCAAGGACGAGACTCATTATGTACAACGTGCCCAAGTCAATGAATGATAAACAACTTAAAAAACTATGTTTAGATGCAGTTACATCTCGCGCTACAAAACAAAAGCCTATGATTCGACAG ATTAAACTGTTGAAGGATTCTAACAAAGGAAAAGAAATATCAAAGAATCATTCGCGTGGGGTCGCTTTTATCGAGTTCACAGAGCATCAACATGCACTAGTGGCTCTTCGAGTCCTTAATAACAATCCTG GAACTTTTACTGCTGAGCATCGTCCAATTGTGGAATTTGCACTTGATAATGTTCAGACATTGAGGCAACGTAACGATAAGATTGAAGCTCAGAAACAAGAATTTGGTAATAATACTGAAAATATTAACAAGAACACTGATTCACACAGACCAGTTGACCGGTCAAATGACGTGTCAagaaaacgcaaaacccaaggtagtTTCCAAGATAATAGGAACCATAAAAAGGCGGAAACTGATACGAAAAAGACTACGGGCTCTAAGCAACCTCTAGAGGCCCATCAAGAAGGAAAAAGACTGAAAGGTCGTAGTGCGACCACCGACAGAATCACTCCAAGTAAAGCCCAGTCCATGGATATAGTAGCCCAACCCATGAAAAAGAGGTCACGAGATCAGAATGAGATGCATAATGAAGATTTGGGTTCAGTAAAAAGAAGGAAAAGCAGAAAAAATAAGGACCCATTAGGGCAAGACAGGGTGGATAATCTAGACATGCTTATTGAacaatttaaatcaaagttttcggGGAACCGAACCAACAAAAGTGGCGACGAAAAGCAAGGTTCCAAACGGTTAGGACGGTGGTTTCAAACATAG
- the LOC139852771 gene encoding uncharacterized protein, whose protein sequence is MTDQTIDKCSSEGVNDDHENNLKKKTDITEDPETFSCVLQPCPADSDPNYIGIRRILLHRKAQSGVLRRKDWRCNGKGYVAYRNFINRPDNWVNSQMPSRASTPGNSGRWISSPSQLSLALEMESWPGSKDLRESQTMSRAVSFTNSSDFEHPRRKAEPAYSFVGMHCIFDECKSMVTVIKFGHMSSDILAYGATDGTIAVCTVSEPPSIMKKLIGHSKDVTDFDFSLSNQYIASSSLDKTVRVWDIAKGLCIRVIYGVTSQLCIRFHPVNNNFLSVGNANREISVFNFSTGRLISKIVVDSEVPALDYDHTGQFIFCGDAQGSIYTLKVNSRQGTLSRSHRTKTSSSKQKSEFTTIEYRSFSLMTQGPVLLSLTRDGSLSFFSVSLELQGYLTLRCSLKLAPRLHSIRASFCPLLSLEKGEYIVIGSEDASVYFYDLTRPKNTCVNKLQGHGYPVIAVAWNHGENLLASSDFGGTVIVWKREKTKQKT, encoded by the exons ATGACGGATCAGACGATCGATAAATGTTCGTCTGAAGGAGTTAATGATGATCACGAGAATAATTTGAAGAAAAAAACAGATATAACCGAAGATCCAGAAACATTTAGCTGTGTGCTTCAGCCCTGTCCCGCTGATTCCGATCCGAATTACATCGGAATTCGCCGTATACTTCTACATCGCAAGGCTCAATCAGGCGTTCTTCGACGGAAG GATTGGAGATGCAATGGAAAAGGATATGTAGCTTATCGTAATTTTATCAATAGGCCAGATAATTGGGTAAATTCTCAAATGCCGAGTCGTGCTAGCACTCCCGGAAACAG TGGGCGATGGATATCTTCTCCAAGTCAACTTTCCTTGGCACTTGAGATGGAAAGCTGGCCTGGTAGTAAG GATCTTCGTGAGAGTCAAACAATGAGTCGTGCTGTTAGCTTTACAAATTCAAGTGACTTTGAACATCCACGGCGAAAGGCCGAACCTGCATATTCTTTTGTGGGAATGCATTGCATCTTTGATGAATGCAAATCCATGG TTACTGTTATAAAGTTTGGACATATGAGTTCTGATATACTTGCCTATGGAGCAACAGATGGAACTATAGCAGTTTGCACTGTCTCTGAACCACCTTCAATCATGAAGAAATTGATTGGGCACTCAAAAGATGTCACAG atTTTGACTTCTCATTAAGTAACCAGTACATTGCATCATCATCACTGGATAAAACTGTGAGAGTGTGGGATATTGCAAAGGGCCTTTGTATACGAGTAATATATGGAGTTACCTCCCAGCTCTGTATACGATTTCATCCT GTAAATAATAACTTTCTTTCGGTTGGCAATGCAAACAGAGAAATCTCG GTATTCAACTTTAGTACTGGAAGATTAATAAGTAAAATAGTTGTCGATAGCGAGGTTCCCGCCCTTGATTATGACCATACTGGCCAGTTTATCTTCTGTGGGGATGCACAG GGATCTATATATACGCTTAAAGTGAACTCTCGTCAAGGTACCTTATCTCGTTCTCATCGCACAAAGACTAGCAGCAGCAAGCAGAAATCTGAATTCACAACCATCGAATATAGATCATTTTCTCTGATGACGCAAGGTCCTGTTTTGCTTTCTCTTACTCGCGATGGAAGCTTGTCTTTCTTCAG TGTTTCTTTAGAGCTACAAGGGTATCTGACTCTGCGTTGCTCTCTCAAATTGGCTCCACGACTTCACAGCATTCGTGCTTCTTTTTGTCCATTGCTTTCCCTTGAAAAAGGAGAATATATAG TTATTGGAAGTGAGGATGCAAGTGTTTATTTCTATGACCTAACCCGGCCCAAGAATACATGCGTCAACAAGCTACAG GGACATGGATACCCAGTAATCGCTGTTGCATGGAATCATGGTGAAAACCTGTTGGCTTCCTCTGATTTTGGGGGCACTGTAATTGTATGGAAAAGAGAGAAAACAAAGCAAAAGACGTAA
- the LOC139851430 gene encoding purple acid phosphatase 2-like, whose protein sequence is MVFYKYIFVAILVLALDDGYFVLLSNGGVTSSFVRNEEKSIDMPFDSDVFKVPPGYNAPQQVHITQGDLVGKAIIVSWVTVDEPGSSTVVYWSQDSTKKDQATGQISTYKYYNYTSGYIHHCTLENLQVGIGHTTRTFWFVTPPEFGPDVPYTFGIIGDLGQTYDSNITLTHYEMNPVKGETMLYVGDLSYADHYLYHDNRRWDSWGRFVERSVAYQPWIWTAGNHELDFSPDIGENTPFKPFLHRYQVPFEASGSTEPLWYSIKRASAYIIVLSSYSAYGMYTPQYIWLMEELQKVNTTETPWLIVLMHSPWYNSNTYHYMEGETMRVMFESWFVQYNVDVVFAGHVHAYERSERISNIAYNIVNGECTPVHDQNAPVYITIGDGGNIEGLATIMTEPQPKYSAFREASFGHATMEIKNRTHAYYAWHRNVDGYAVKSDSMVFFNRYWFPKNESTIQN, encoded by the exons ATGGtattttacaaatatatatttgtTGCAATATTAGTTTTGGCATTGGATGATGGATATTTTGTGTTACTTTCTAATGGCGGGGTTACAAGCTCTTTTGTTAGGAATGAAGAAAAAAGCATAGATATGCCTTTTGACAGTGATGTCTTTAAGGTTCCTCCTGGTTACAATGCCCCTCAACAG GTTCATATAACACAAGGAGATCTAGTGGGAAAAGCAATAATAGTGTCATGGGTCACTGTTGATGAACCGGGTTCAAGCACAGTTGTTTATTGGTCTCAAGATAGCACCAAAAAGGATCAAGCCACAGGCCAAATTTCAACCTACAAGTACTACAATTACACATCCGGTTACATCCATCATTGCACCCTCGAAAACTTACAA GTCGGGATTGGTCATACTACAAGGACATTTTGGTTTGTTACCCCTCCAGAATTCGGTCCTGATGTGCCCTATACTTTTGGAATAATCG GAGATCTTGGTCAAACATATGATTCGAATATCACGCTCACACACTATGAAATGAATCCGGTAAAAGGGGAGACAATGTTGTATGTTGGCGATTTGTCATATGCCGATCACTACCTGTACCATGACAATCGAAGGTGGGATAGTTGGGGAAGATTTGTTGAAAGAAGTGTTGCTTATCAACCTTGGATTTGGACTGCCGGAAACCATGAACTTGATTTTAGTCCTGACATT GGTGAGAACACGCCATTTAAGCCTTTTCTTCACCGATATCAAGTCCCTTTCGAAGCATCAGGGAGCACAGAACCCCTTTGGTATTCAATCAAAAGAGCTTCGGCATATATCATTGTATTGTCTTCCTATTCGGCTTACG GAATGTACACTCCTCAATATATTTGGCTAATGGAGGAGCTACAAAAGGTTAATACAACTGAAACGCCATGGTTAATTGTTCTTATGCATTCTCCGTGGTACAATAGTAACACGTATCATTACATGGAGGGCGAGACCATGAGAGTTATGTTTGAGTCATGGTTTGTTCAGTACAATGTTGATGTTGTGTTTGCTGGTCATGTTCATGCTTATGAACGCTCG GAACGTATATCAAATATTGCTTATAACATTGTCAATGGGGAATGCACCCCTGTTCATGACCAAAATGCCCCTGTCTACATAACTATTGGAGATGGAGGCAACATTGAGGGCTTAGCAACAAT CATGACTGAGCCACAACCAAAATATTCAGCATTTAGAGAAGCGAGTTTTGGTCACGCAACAATGGAGATCAAAAACCGCACACATGCATATTACGCTTGGCATCGCAATGTTGATGGGTACGCTGTTAAATCAGATTCAATGGTGTTTTTCAACAGATACTGGTTTCCAAAGAACGAGTCTACAATACAAAATTAA